In a single window of the Tiliqua scincoides isolate rTilSci1 chromosome 15, rTilSci1.hap2, whole genome shotgun sequence genome:
- the LOC136635055 gene encoding rheacalcin-1-like, translated as MFMYNDHCYDYTEQKMDWEQAEGYCRKMGGHLLSLNFEQEHKFIATQLTRKSFSEDVWMGLSVTKETCNWDWSDNSLLTYSAWGDVTDDLRNKHCAVLGGSSSFMKWNHRSCSDKHGFICKVTPLALIKAFQDMEKTTPLPANYKSPP; from the exons ATGTTCATGTACAACGATCACTGCTATGACTACACAGAACAGAAAATGGACTGGGAACAGGCAGAG GGCTACTGCAGGAAAATGGGGGGCCACCTCTTGTCCCTGAACTTTGAGCAGGAGCACAAGTTCATCGCGACCCAACTGACCCGGAAGTCGTTCAGCGAAGATGTCTGGATGGGGCTCTCTGTCACCAAGGAG ACCTGCAACTGGGACTGGTCCGATAACAGCCTTCTGACGTACAGCGCGTGGGGCGACGTCACTGATGACCTGAGAAACAAGCACTGTGCTGTCCTGGGGGGGTCGTCAA GTTTCATGAAGTGGAATCACAGGTCCTGCTCCGACAAGCACGGCTTCATCTGCAAGGTGACTCCGCT GGCTCTAATAAAGGCATTCCAAGACATGGAGAAAACAACCCCCCTTCCTGCAAATTATAAATCTCCACCATGA